A section of the Streptomyces sp. NBC_01363 genome encodes:
- a CDS encoding GNAT family N-acetyltransferase → MSTVKPPHAAQDPIDRRAFVRTALDLGDVVLRPWSREDAESEAVLDGLVAAAADPRIALWSPLATADRGAALAWVQARDGAWDRGASASFAVLEAAGGALLGNVALRWVDREDGLAMIGYWTLPDARGRGIATRATRAVTSWGFATADARRIEIAHAVGNEGSCRVADRCGYLPEGTLRDSYRFGDGKYHDEHLHARLATDPEPAEPAGGPAA, encoded by the coding sequence ATGAGCACAGTCAAGCCCCCGCACGCCGCGCAGGACCCCATCGACCGGCGGGCCTTCGTCCGCACCGCACTCGACCTCGGTGATGTGGTGCTGCGCCCATGGAGCCGGGAGGACGCCGAGTCGGAAGCCGTGCTGGACGGCCTGGTGGCCGCGGCGGCGGATCCGCGGATCGCCCTCTGGAGCCCGCTCGCGACGGCCGACCGCGGCGCCGCCCTGGCCTGGGTGCAGGCGCGGGACGGGGCCTGGGACCGTGGTGCCAGCGCCTCGTTCGCCGTGCTGGAAGCAGCCGGAGGTGCCCTGCTGGGCAATGTCGCTCTGCGTTGGGTCGACCGCGAGGACGGCCTGGCGATGATCGGTTACTGGACACTGCCGGACGCCCGTGGGCGGGGCATCGCCACCAGGGCGACCAGGGCGGTGACGAGTTGGGGCTTCGCCACCGCCGATGCCCGTCGGATCGAGATAGCCCACGCGGTGGGCAACGAGGGCTCCTGCCGGGTGGCCGACCGCTGCGGCTATCTCCCCGAGGGCACACTGCGCGATTCCTACCGCTTCGGCGACGGGAAGTACCACGACGAGCACTTGCACGCCCGCTTGGCCACCGACCCGGAACCGGCCGAGCCCGCGGGAGGGCCGGCGGCGTAG
- the tdh gene encoding L-threonine 3-dehydrogenase, which produces MKALVKQKAEPGLWLMDVPEPEIGPSDVLIKVLRTGICGTDLHIRNYDGWAQQAVRTPLVLGHEFVGEVAETGADVVDINVGDLVSGEGHLVCGKCRNCLAGRRHLCRSTLGLGVGRDGAFAEYVALPASNVWVHRVPVDLDIAAIFDPFGNAVHTALSFPLVGEDVLITGAGPIGIMAAAVAKHAGARNVVITDVSEARLELARKVGVSLALNVGEETIADGQKSLGLREGFDVGLEMSGRPEAMRDMIANMTHGGRIAMLGLPSEEFAVDWARIVTSMITVKGIYGREMYETWYAMSVLLEGGLDLAPVITGRYGYRDFEAAFDDAASGRGGKVILDWTS; this is translated from the coding sequence GTGAAGGCACTCGTGAAGCAGAAGGCCGAGCCGGGACTCTGGCTGATGGACGTGCCGGAGCCGGAGATCGGCCCCTCGGACGTACTGATCAAGGTGCTCCGTACAGGTATCTGCGGCACCGACCTGCACATCCGCAACTACGACGGCTGGGCGCAGCAGGCGGTACGCACCCCGCTGGTCCTCGGGCACGAGTTCGTCGGCGAGGTCGCGGAGACCGGCGCCGACGTCGTCGACATCAACGTCGGCGACCTGGTCAGCGGCGAGGGCCACCTGGTGTGCGGCAAGTGCCGCAACTGCCTGGCCGGCCGCCGCCACCTGTGCCGCTCCACGCTCGGCCTCGGCGTCGGCCGGGACGGGGCCTTCGCCGAGTACGTCGCCCTGCCCGCGTCCAACGTCTGGGTGCACCGGGTCCCCGTCGACCTCGACATCGCCGCGATCTTCGACCCGTTCGGCAACGCCGTGCACACCGCGCTGTCGTTCCCGCTGGTCGGCGAGGACGTACTGATCACCGGCGCCGGACCGATCGGCATCATGGCCGCGGCCGTCGCCAAGCACGCGGGCGCCCGCAACGTCGTCATCACCGACGTCAGCGAGGCCCGCCTGGAGCTGGCCCGGAAGGTCGGCGTCAGCCTCGCCCTGAACGTCGGCGAGGAGACCATCGCCGACGGCCAGAAGAGCCTCGGACTGCGCGAGGGCTTCGATGTCGGCCTGGAGATGTCCGGCCGGCCCGAGGCCATGCGCGACATGATCGCGAACATGACGCACGGCGGCCGGATCGCCATGCTCGGACTGCCGTCCGAGGAGTTCGCCGTCGACTGGGCCCGCATCGTCACCTCGATGATCACCGTCAAGGGCATCTACGGCCGTGAGATGTACGAGACCTGGTACGCCATGTCCGTACTGCTGGAGGGCGGCCTCGACCTCGCCCCCGTGATCACCGGCCGGTACGGCTACCGCGACTTCGAAGCGGCCTTCGACGACGCGGCGAGCGGCCGCGGCGGCAAGGTCATCCTCGACTGGACCTCCTGA
- a CDS encoding glycine C-acetyltransferase codes for MFDSVRDDMRTTLEEIEAAGLHKPERVIGTPQSASVAVTAGGRPGEVLNFCANNYLGLADHPEVIAAAHEALDRWGYGMASVRFICGTQEVHKELEQRLSTFLGQEDTILYSSCFDANGGVFETVLGPEDAVISDALNHASIIDGIRLSKAKRFRYANRDMDDLEKQLKEASDARRRLVVTDGVFSMDGYVAPLREICDLAERYDAMVMVDDSHAVGFVGPGGRGTPELHDVMDRVDIITGTLGKALGGASGGYVAARAEIVALLRQRSRPYLFSNSLAPVIAAASLKVLDLLEAAGDLREQLNANTALFRTRMTEEGFDILPGDHAIAPVMIGDAAKAGRMAELLLERGVYVIGFSYPVVPQGAARIRVQLSAAHSTQDVNRAVDAFVDARAALGE; via the coding sequence ATGTTCGACTCCGTACGCGACGACATGCGCACCACCCTCGAAGAGATCGAGGCCGCCGGACTGCACAAGCCCGAGCGTGTGATCGGCACCCCGCAGTCCGCGTCGGTCGCCGTCACCGCGGGCGGCCGGCCCGGTGAGGTGCTCAACTTCTGCGCCAACAACTACCTGGGCCTCGCCGACCACCCCGAGGTGATCGCCGCCGCCCACGAGGCGCTGGACCGCTGGGGCTACGGCATGGCCTCGGTCCGCTTCATCTGCGGCACCCAGGAGGTCCACAAGGAACTGGAGCAGCGGCTCTCCACGTTCCTCGGCCAGGAGGACACGATCCTCTACTCCTCCTGCTTCGACGCCAACGGTGGTGTCTTCGAGACCGTCCTCGGCCCGGAGGACGCGGTCATCTCCGACGCCCTCAACCACGCCTCCATCATCGACGGCATCCGCCTCTCCAAGGCCAAGCGGTTCCGCTACGCCAACCGCGACATGGACGACCTGGAGAAGCAGCTCAAGGAGGCGTCCGACGCCCGGCGCAGGCTCGTCGTCACCGACGGTGTGTTCTCCATGGACGGGTACGTCGCGCCGCTGCGCGAGATCTGCGACCTGGCCGAGCGCTACGACGCCATGGTCATGGTCGACGACTCGCACGCCGTCGGTTTCGTCGGCCCCGGCGGCCGCGGCACGCCGGAGCTGCACGACGTGATGGACCGGGTCGACATCATCACCGGCACCCTCGGCAAGGCGCTCGGCGGCGCGTCCGGCGGCTATGTCGCGGCGCGCGCCGAGATCGTCGCGCTGCTGCGCCAGCGCTCCCGCCCGTACCTCTTCTCCAACTCCCTCGCCCCGGTCATCGCGGCGGCCTCGCTCAAGGTCCTCGACCTGCTGGAGGCCGCCGGTGACCTGCGCGAGCAGCTCAACGCCAACACCGCGCTCTTCCGTACCCGGATGACCGAGGAGGGCTTCGACATCCTGCCCGGCGACCACGCCATCGCCCCCGTCATGATCGGGGACGCGGCGAAGGCAGGCCGGATGGCGGAGCTCCTCCTGGAGCGCGGTGTGTACGTGATCGGGTTCTCCTACCCGGTCGTCCCGCAGGGCGCGGCCCGGATCCGCGTCCAGCTCTCCGCCGCGCACTCCACACAGGACGTGAACCGGGCCGTGGACGCGTTCGTCGACGCGCGGGCCGCGCTGGGGGAGTAG
- a CDS encoding LysR family transcriptional regulator, with product MIDSRRLRILRAVADHRTVTAAAAALYLTPSAVSQQLAALEQETGHRLVERGARGARLTPAGEILLTHTNAVLAQLERAEAELAAYSAGDAGTVTVAAFATGIGLVLAPAIAELTRTAPGIRVRVQDAEGDASVPMVLDRQVDVAVAVEYRGAPGEDDRRLTRVPLYSEPFDAVLPVGHRLAGRTQVAIADLEKDAWIGPYPGNPCHDVVVLSCEFAGFQPRLEHSSDDFRAVVALAGAGAGVALVPRSALLGMELTGVVVRPVEGSAPTRRVFAAVRQGAEGHPLIAPVLDALAAAAVREGALPMPATP from the coding sequence ATGATCGATTCACGGCGGTTGCGGATCCTCCGTGCGGTGGCCGACCACCGCACGGTGACGGCCGCAGCCGCCGCGCTGTACCTCACACCCTCCGCGGTCTCCCAGCAGCTCGCCGCGCTGGAGCAGGAGACCGGACACCGGCTCGTCGAACGGGGCGCGCGCGGCGCCCGGCTCACCCCCGCCGGGGAGATCCTGCTGACCCACACCAACGCGGTGCTGGCCCAGCTGGAACGGGCCGAGGCGGAGCTCGCCGCCTACAGCGCGGGGGACGCGGGCACGGTCACCGTCGCCGCGTTCGCCACCGGCATCGGCCTGGTCCTCGCCCCCGCCATCGCCGAACTGACGCGCACCGCGCCCGGCATCCGGGTCCGGGTCCAGGACGCCGAGGGCGACGCGAGTGTGCCGATGGTGCTCGACCGGCAGGTCGACGTGGCCGTCGCCGTCGAGTACCGGGGCGCCCCGGGCGAGGACGACCGCCGGCTGACCCGGGTGCCGCTGTACTCCGAGCCCTTCGACGCGGTGCTGCCGGTCGGGCACCGGCTGGCCGGCCGGACACAGGTGGCCATCGCCGACCTGGAGAAGGACGCGTGGATCGGCCCCTACCCCGGCAACCCCTGCCACGATGTGGTGGTCCTGTCCTGCGAGTTCGCCGGTTTCCAGCCGAGGCTGGAGCACTCCTCGGACGACTTCCGCGCGGTGGTCGCGCTGGCCGGGGCGGGGGCCGGGGTGGCGCTGGTGCCGCGGTCGGCGCTGCTGGGGATGGAGCTGACGGGCGTGGTGGTGCGGCCGGTGGAGGGCAGCGCGCCGACCCGCCGGGTCTTCGCCGCGGTGCGGCAGGGGGCGGAGGGGCATCCGCTGATCGCCCCGGTGCTCGACGCACTGGCCGCGGCGGCGGTACGGGAGGG